In one Pseudomonas sp. SCA2728.1_7 genomic region, the following are encoded:
- the gap gene encoding type I glyceraldehyde-3-phosphate dehydrogenase, translating to MTLRIAINGFGRIGRNVLRALYTQGYRQDLQIVAINDLGDSSINAHLLKYDTVHGTFDAQVEHDNESLTVNGDRIAVSAIRNPAELPWAAEKIDVVFECTGLFTDRAKAAAHITAGARKVIISAPAKGADATVVYGVNHDILRQSHQIISNASCTTNCLAPVAQVLHRELGIESGLMTTIHAYTNDQNLTDVYHTDPYRARSATQNMIPSKTGAAEAVGLVLPELAGKLTGMAVRVPVINVSLVDLTVQLKKEASAEEVNALLKAASQHSKILGFNTLPLVSSDFNHNPLSSIFDANHTKSSGKLLKVLAWYDNEWGFSNRMLDNCLALCNAE from the coding sequence ATGACTCTTCGAATCGCAATCAATGGTTTTGGCCGCATCGGCCGTAATGTCCTGCGCGCACTGTATACCCAAGGCTATCGACAGGATTTGCAGATCGTCGCCATCAACGATCTGGGTGACAGCTCGATCAATGCCCATCTGCTCAAATACGACACCGTTCACGGCACGTTCGACGCGCAAGTCGAGCATGACAATGAAAGTCTGACCGTCAACGGCGACCGCATTGCGGTCAGCGCGATTCGCAACCCGGCCGAGCTGCCATGGGCGGCGGAAAAGATTGATGTGGTGTTCGAATGCACCGGTCTCTTCACCGACCGCGCCAAAGCCGCCGCGCATATTACTGCCGGCGCCCGCAAAGTGATCATCTCTGCCCCGGCAAAAGGCGCCGACGCCACCGTGGTTTATGGCGTGAACCATGACATTCTGCGCCAGTCGCACCAAATCATCTCCAACGCTTCGTGCACCACCAACTGCCTAGCACCGGTGGCGCAGGTGCTGCACCGTGAACTGGGCATTGAAAGCGGTTTGATGACCACGATTCATGCCTACACCAACGATCAGAACCTCACCGACGTCTATCACACCGACCCCTACCGCGCGCGTTCGGCCACGCAGAACATGATTCCGAGCAAGACCGGCGCCGCTGAAGCAGTGGGCCTGGTACTGCCGGAACTGGCCGGCAAACTGACCGGCATGGCCGTGCGCGTGCCGGTGATCAATGTGTCGCTGGTGGATTTGACCGTGCAACTGAAAAAAGAAGCCAGCGCCGAGGAAGTCAACGCGCTGCTCAAGGCTGCAAGCCAGCATTCGAAGATTCTCGGTTTCAACACCCTGCCGCTGGTGTCGAGCGACTTCAACCACAACCCGCTGTCGTCGATCTTCGACGCCAACCACACCAAATCCAGCGGCAAACTGCTGAAAGTGCTGGCCTGGTATGACAACGAGTGGGGCTTCTCGAATCGCATGCTGGATAACTGCCTGGCGTTGTGTAACGCCGAATAA
- a CDS encoding sigma-70 family RNA polymerase sigma factor — protein sequence MSQSRFNHVFLTQRTSLLRTLERMVNNHSTAEDLLQETYLRVTRALSERAIDHLEPFVFQTARNLALDHLRARKIHSRTMVDDVPQDVVHSVAAPASSAEDAAHAEQMLERLNVSLSQLSPRQQQIFILSRLHGNSYQEIADELNVSLSTVQKELKLIMTICIGVAERLNGD from the coding sequence GTGAGTCAATCGCGCTTCAACCACGTCTTCCTTACTCAGCGCACCTCGCTGCTGCGTACGCTGGAACGGATGGTCAACAATCACAGCACCGCTGAAGACCTGCTGCAGGAGACCTACCTGCGTGTGACGCGGGCGTTGAGCGAGCGGGCCATCGATCACCTCGAACCTTTTGTCTTCCAGACCGCGCGCAATCTGGCGCTGGATCATTTGCGCGCGCGCAAGATCCATTCGCGAACCATGGTCGATGATGTGCCGCAGGATGTCGTGCACAGCGTCGCCGCCCCCGCCAGCAGCGCCGAAGATGCCGCCCACGCCGAACAGATGCTGGAGCGCTTGAACGTGAGCCTCAGTCAACTCAGCCCCCGCCAGCAGCAGATTTTCATCCTCAGCCGTTTGCACGGGAACAGTTATCAGGAAATCGCTGATGAGCTGAACGTCTCCCTCAGCACCGTACAAAAAGAATTGAAGCTGATCATGACCATTTGCATCGGCGTCGCCGAACGTCTGAATGGCGACTGA
- a CDS encoding FecR domain-containing protein, protein MTDTHRSPSPDSVQDAANAMDQALDWLIVLGSPDEEQTRQFHAWLAADPLNAEAFAKAQAIWDGPQVAQCAQSLAAKPAKVTVLKRLRPHWKPLATAAVLILGLFSFSNLPMRLQADHLTVVGERQRLQLEDGSKVLLNTNSAFSSTINDQQRVARLFQGEAFFEIASGRSQPLEIDAGPVTASVRDTAFAVRYLDGVAQVNVQRGDVDLRATHNDARVRLTAGESIRIGPNGFDRPAKLDANTDLAWVQGRLVFENCPLNQVLAELRRYYPGWIINTNEQLADVAVTGNYRLDQPLDVVRSLAQITSAQLKEFPAVVILN, encoded by the coding sequence GTGACGGACACCCACCGCTCGCCTTCGCCGGATTCGGTGCAGGACGCTGCAAACGCAATGGACCAGGCACTGGACTGGCTCATCGTGCTCGGCAGCCCGGACGAGGAGCAGACCCGGCAGTTTCATGCCTGGCTCGCGGCCGATCCGTTGAATGCCGAAGCGTTTGCCAAGGCTCAGGCGATCTGGGACGGCCCGCAAGTCGCCCAGTGCGCGCAAAGCCTGGCGGCGAAACCTGCGAAAGTCACCGTCCTCAAGCGTCTGCGTCCGCACTGGAAACCGCTGGCCACTGCTGCGGTGCTGATCCTTGGCTTGTTCAGTTTCAGTAATCTGCCCATGCGCCTTCAGGCCGATCACCTCACGGTGGTTGGCGAGCGCCAGCGTCTGCAACTGGAGGACGGTTCGAAAGTCCTGCTCAATACCAATTCGGCATTCTCCAGCACCATCAACGATCAACAGCGCGTTGCCCGGTTGTTTCAGGGCGAGGCGTTTTTCGAGATTGCCAGCGGCCGCAGTCAACCGCTGGAAATCGATGCCGGACCAGTCACTGCCAGCGTGCGCGATACCGCGTTCGCCGTGCGTTATCTCGATGGCGTCGCGCAGGTCAATGTGCAGCGCGGCGACGTCGATTTGCGCGCCACGCACAACGACGCACGCGTGCGTCTGACTGCCGGTGAGAGCATCCGAATCGGCCCCAACGGTTTCGACCGCCCGGCCAAACTCGACGCCAACACCGATCTGGCCTGGGTGCAGGGCCGACTGGTGTTCGAGAACTGCCCGCTGAATCAGGTGCTGGCCGAATTGCGCCGTTACTATCCAGGCTGGATCATCAACACCAACGAGCAACTGGCGGACGTCGCCGTGACCGGCAATTACCGTCTCGATCAGCCGCTCGACGTGGTTCGCTCCCTCGCTCAGATCACCTCGGCGCAACTGAAAGAATTCCCCGCCGTGGTCATCCTGAACTAA